A window of the Tursiops truncatus isolate mTurTru1 chromosome 14, mTurTru1.mat.Y, whole genome shotgun sequence genome harbors these coding sequences:
- the TRIB2 gene encoding tribbles homolog 2 produces MNIHRSTPITIARYGRSRNKTQDFEELSSIRSAEPSQSFSPNLGSPSPPETPNLSHCVSCIGKYLLLEPLEGDHVFRAVHLHSGEELVCKVFDISCYQESLAPCFCLSAHSNINQITEIILGETKAYVFFERSYGDMHSFVRTCKKLKEEEAARLFYQIASAVAHCHDGGLVLRDLKLRKFIFKDEERTRVKLESLEDAYILRGDDDSLSDKHGCPAYVSPEILNTNGSYSGKAADVWSLGVMLYTMLVGRYPFHDIEPSSLFSKIRRGQFNIPETLSPKAKCLIRSILRREPSERLTSQEILDHPWFSTDFSVWNSGYGAKEVSDQLVPDVNMEENLDPFFN; encoded by the exons ATGAACATACACAGGTCTACCCCCATCACAATAGCAAGATATGGGAGATCGCGGAACAAAACCCAGGATTTCGAAGAGTTGTCGTCTATAAGGTCCGCCGAACCCAGCCAGAGTTTCAGCCCGAACCTTGGCTCCCCGAGCCCGCCTGAGACTCCGAACTTGTCGCATTGCGTTTCTTGCATCGGGAAATACTTATTGTTGGAACCTCTGGAGGGAGACCACGTTTTTCGTGCCGTGCATCTGCACAGTGGAGAGGAGCTGGTGTGCAAG GTGTTTGATATCAGCTGCTACCAGGAGTCCCTGGCCCCCTGCTTTTGCCTGTCTGCCCACAGCAACATCAACCAAATCACCGAAATCATCCTGGGGGAGACGAAAGCTTATGTGTTCTTTGAGCGCAGCTATGGGGACATGCATTCGTTCGTTCGCACCTGCAAGAAGCTGAAGGAGGAGGAAGCGGCCAGGCTGTTCTACCAGATCGCCTCAGCGGTGGCCCACTGCCACGACGGCGGGCTGGTGCTGCGGGACCTCAAGCTGCGGAAATTTATCTTTAAGGACGAAGAAAG GACTCGGGTCAAGCTGGAAAGCCTGGAAGATGCCTACATTCTGCGGGGAGATGATGACTCCCTCTCCGACAAGCACGGCTGCCCAGCGTACGTCAGCCCAGAGATCTTGAACACCAATGGCAGCTACTCGGGCAAAGCAGCTGATGTGTGGAGCCTGGGGGTGATGCTCTACACCATGTTGGTTGGGCGGTACCCTTTCCATGACATTGAGCCCAGTTCCCTCTTCAGCAAGATCCGGCGTGGCCAGTTCAACATTCCAGAGACTCTGTCGCCCAAGGCCAAGTGCCTCATCCGAAGCATCCTGCGGCGGGAGCCCTCAGAGCGGCTGACCTCGCAGGAAATTCTGGACCATCCTTGGTTTTCTACAGATTTTAGTGTCTGGAATTCAGGATATGGTGCTAAGGAAGTGTCTGATCAGCTGGTGCCGGATGTCAACATGGAAGAGAACTTGGACCCTTTCTTTAACTGA